In Sphingobacteriaceae bacterium, the following proteins share a genomic window:
- the fsa gene encoding fructose-6-phosphate aldolase, giving the protein MKFFIDTANLAQIKEAQDMGVLDGVTTNPSLMAKEGIKGQDNILKHYVDICNIVTGDVSAEVISTDFEGMVREGEALAELHERIVVKIPMIKDGVKAIKYFTEKGIKTNCTLVFSAGQALLAAKAGATYMSPFIGRLDDVSTDGLRLIEDIRLIYDNYGFETQILAASVRHPMHIIECARIGADVITGPLSAISALLKHPLTDIGLAQFLADAKK; this is encoded by the coding sequence ATGAAATTTTTTATTGACACGGCCAACCTGGCACAAATTAAAGAAGCTCAGGATATGGGCGTTTTGGATGGTGTAACTACAAATCCTTCCCTTATGGCTAAAGAAGGCATTAAGGGACAAGACAATATTTTGAAACACTATGTTGATATTTGTAACATTGTTACCGGCGATGTAAGTGCTGAAGTTATTTCCACAGATTTTGAAGGAATGGTAAGAGAAGGAGAAGCACTTGCTGAACTTCATGAGCGTATTGTTGTAAAAATCCCTATGATTAAAGATGGTGTTAAAGCCATAAAATATTTTACAGAAAAAGGTATCAAAACAAATTGCACACTGGTGTTTTCTGCTGGACAAGCTTTGCTAGCTGCTAAAGCCGGAGCAACTTACATGTCACCATTTATTGGTCGTTTGGATGATGTTAGTACAGACGGACTTCGTTTGATTGAAGACATTCGTTTAATCTATGACAATTACGGTTTTGAAACGCAAATTTTAGCTGCAAGTGTTCGTCATCCTATGCATATCATAGAGTGTGCCAGAATAGGCGCCGATGTTATTACCGGACCTCTATCCGCTATCAGCGCTTTGTTAAAACATCCTTTAACGGACATTGGTTTAGCTCAGTTTTTAGCAGACGCAAAAAAATAA
- a CDS encoding aminoacetone oxidase family FAD-binding enzyme: MIVIGGGAAGFFAAINLAQQKPGAQITILEKTNKLLSKVKVSGGGRCNVTHQCFEDQQLVKNYPRGSKELLQVFSQFNVQSTIDWFKKQGVVLKTEEDGRMFPYSNDSQTIIDCFLDLTKQYRIQIITQCEVFAIQKVNEKFVLKTNKDVMESDALICALGGHNKSGAYDILKNLGHTIDNPLPSLFTLNFPNELIKKELQGVSVKNAQVLIDGSKLNYNGPVLITHWGLSGPAVLKLSAFAAKEFFDVNYVAGIRVNWAYPLKHEQVLFNLKQIQKEKHKALPRTNAQFELPKRLWEFLCESAEIANDKPWAEVSNKHINKLVELLCNSRYKMEGKTTFKEEFVTCGGVNLKEIDFKTMQSKVVPGLYFCGEVMNIDGITGGFNFQAAWSTAYICASSVPV; this comes from the coding sequence ATTATTGTGATTGGCGGAGGGGCTGCCGGCTTCTTCGCTGCTATTAATTTAGCGCAGCAAAAACCCGGTGCGCAAATCACAATTCTTGAAAAAACAAATAAACTTCTTTCTAAAGTGAAAGTTTCAGGCGGGGGACGGTGCAACGTTACTCACCAGTGTTTTGAAGATCAGCAGCTGGTGAAAAATTATCCTCGTGGAAGTAAAGAGTTACTGCAAGTTTTCTCACAATTCAACGTACAGTCAACTATAGACTGGTTTAAAAAACAAGGTGTTGTTTTAAAAACAGAAGAAGATGGAAGGATGTTCCCCTACTCTAACGATAGTCAAACTATCATAGATTGTTTTCTTGATTTAACAAAACAATATCGCATTCAAATTATTACTCAGTGCGAGGTTTTTGCTATTCAGAAAGTGAATGAAAAGTTTGTTTTAAAAACCAACAAAGATGTTATGGAATCAGATGCTTTGATCTGCGCTTTAGGAGGACATAACAAATCAGGCGCTTACGATATTCTTAAAAACCTGGGGCACACAATTGATAATCCTTTGCCCAGTTTATTCACGTTAAATTTTCCGAATGAGCTAATAAAAAAAGAATTACAAGGTGTGAGTGTTAAAAATGCGCAGGTTCTTATTGACGGCAGTAAATTAAATTACAACGGTCCTGTACTCATTACCCACTGGGGTTTGAGCGGTCCGGCAGTTTTAAAATTATCCGCTTTTGCTGCGAAAGAATTTTTTGATGTCAATTACGTAGCAGGTATAAGAGTTAACTGGGCTTATCCCCTCAAACATGAGCAAGTTTTGTTTAACCTAAAACAAATTCAAAAAGAAAAACATAAAGCACTACCGAGAACGAACGCTCAGTTTGAGCTGCCAAAAAGGCTTTGGGAATTTTTATGTGAAAGTGCAGAAATCGCTAACGATAAGCCCTGGGCGGAAGTCAGTAACAAGCACATCAATAAACTCGTGGAACTGCTTTGTAACAGCCGATATAAGATGGAAGGCAAAACCACTTTCAAAGAAGAGTTTGTAACCTGTGGCGGTGTTAATTTAAAAGAGATAGATTTTAAAACTATGCAAAGTAAAGTTGTACCTGGACTCTATTTTTGCGGCGAAGTGATGAATATTGACGGTATCACCGGCGGTTTTAATTTCCAGGCGGCCTGGAGTACAGCTTATATTTGCGCATCCTCGGTTCCGGTATAG
- a CDS encoding GNAT family N-acetyltransferase, with amino-acid sequence MLEPNFIPFPVLTTQHLILRRLRIEDSPEIFIHRSDPAINEFIKRDLALNEEDAKNWILKVLTLEEKNESINWAIALKSQTELIGTICLWNIEKDNHVAEVGYSLHPDYFGKGLMTEALLAVNNYGFETMKLSRIDAYTQKGNVRSIKMLEKNGFKRNFDFEKIYPNKEELEYNGIYTLSRK; translated from the coding sequence ATGCTTGAGCCCAATTTTATACCTTTTCCTGTACTAACAACGCAGCATTTAATTTTGCGACGGTTAAGAATAGAAGATTCTCCTGAAATTTTTATACACCGTTCAGATCCTGCAATCAACGAATTTATTAAGCGCGATCTAGCATTGAACGAAGAGGATGCGAAAAACTGGATACTTAAAGTCTTAACCCTGGAGGAAAAAAATGAAAGCATTAACTGGGCAATTGCGCTAAAAAGTCAAACGGAATTAATTGGTACAATTTGTTTGTGGAATATTGAAAAAGACAATCATGTTGCCGAGGTAGGATATAGCCTTCATCCCGATTATTTTGGTAAAGGTTTAATGACAGAAGCCCTTCTCGCTGTTAATAATTATGGTTTTGAAACTATGAAACTCTCCAGAATTGATGCTTACACACAAAAGGGCAATGTGCGTTCCATTAAAATGCTGGAAAAAAATGGTTTTAAGAGAAATTTCGATTTTGAAAAAATCTATCCCAATAAGGAAGAATTAGAGTACAATGGCATCTATACTCTTAGCCGAAAATAG